The following coding sequences lie in one Listeria ivanovii subsp. londoniensis genomic window:
- a CDS encoding Cof-type HAD-IIB family hydrolase: MKPRGICFFDMDGTLLNSESKVLDSSLHALDKLRENNIVPVIATGRTLTEISHQMEITGIESAVMMNGQMVIFEGEKVYEDILEESLLERLTEEAKSQNVEVCYYNDKRIGASAITPVVKAHYDFLGEPAPMIRENMYKEETINMALLLLESGDEYFPERFKELQFVRNTPYSNDVLRKGGSKAVGIAKLLEITGYQDVPTYAFGDGMNDLEMFGTVNYSVAMENAVPLLKEKATFITKDNNNDGIKLGLEEFDLI, from the coding sequence GTGAAACCACGTGGGATTTGTTTTTTTGATATGGATGGAACACTTTTAAATAGTGAATCAAAAGTGCTAGATAGCTCGCTTCATGCGCTTGATAAATTACGAGAAAACAATATTGTTCCTGTTATTGCCACTGGACGAACACTGACAGAAATAAGTCATCAGATGGAAATCACTGGAATCGAGTCAGCAGTGATGATGAACGGACAAATGGTTATTTTTGAAGGTGAAAAAGTTTATGAAGATATTTTAGAAGAATCGTTATTGGAACGTTTAACCGAAGAGGCGAAATCGCAAAATGTAGAAGTTTGTTATTATAATGATAAACGAATTGGGGCATCAGCTATTACTCCAGTAGTTAAAGCACATTATGATTTCCTTGGGGAGCCAGCGCCAATGATACGAGAAAATATGTATAAAGAAGAAACAATCAATATGGCTCTTTTATTGTTAGAGTCTGGCGATGAGTATTTTCCAGAACGTTTTAAAGAATTACAATTTGTTCGTAATACGCCATATAGCAATGATGTACTTAGAAAAGGTGGATCAAAAGCAGTTGGTATTGCCAAATTACTTGAAATCACGGGGTATCAAGATGTTCCAACCTATGCTTTTGGTGATGGCATGAATGATTTAGAAATGTTTGGGACAGTAAATTATTCTGTAGCAATGGAAAACGCAGTACCATTATTAAAAGAAAAAGCAACTTTTATTACAAAAGATAATAATAATGATGGAATTAAACTCGGACTAGAAGAATTTGACTTAATTTAA
- a CDS encoding GNAT family N-acetyltransferase, translating into MIRKLTVSDNEEVMALLKSEATLNLFIIGDIENFGYDSDVQDLWGEFDPTGELHAVLLRFDKFYLPYSKDANFDAKAFSEIIANDKKYEISGISRVTQELEPFLPEIAKKRQDTYFCECEHVNRISVNQDVIVRTAIAEDVAPIIEMRKNIDEFGNREENEELIIRQIEQGVKRIYYIEQNQEIVAVAETSAENSFSAMITGVATSSDYRQNGFASTLLKKICCDVLAEGKKPCLFYDNPVAGEIYHRLGFEHTGDFVMYK; encoded by the coding sequence ATGATTAGAAAACTGACAGTATCAGATAATGAAGAAGTAATGGCACTTTTGAAATCAGAAGCAACCCTTAATTTGTTTATTATTGGAGATATTGAGAACTTTGGTTATGATAGTGATGTTCAAGATCTTTGGGGTGAATTTGATCCAACTGGTGAATTACATGCAGTGTTACTTAGATTCGATAAATTTTACTTACCTTATTCAAAAGATGCTAATTTTGATGCAAAAGCTTTTTCAGAAATTATTGCCAATGATAAAAAATACGAAATCAGTGGTATTTCACGTGTCACACAAGAGCTAGAACCTTTTTTACCGGAAATAGCCAAGAAAAGACAAGATACTTATTTTTGTGAATGTGAGCATGTTAATCGTATTTCTGTTAATCAAGATGTTATTGTGCGAACCGCTATCGCAGAAGATGTCGCGCCTATTATAGAAATGCGGAAAAATATTGATGAATTCGGTAATCGAGAAGAAAATGAAGAACTTATTATCCGTCAAATTGAACAAGGTGTAAAACGGATTTATTATATTGAACAAAATCAAGAAATTGTGGCTGTCGCAGAAACCTCTGCGGAAAATTCTTTTTCTGCAATGATTACTGGTGTTGCAACAAGCTCGGATTATAGACAAAATGGTTTTGCAAGTACACTTCTAAAAAAAATATGTTGTGATGTTCTCGCAGAAGGAAAGAAACCTTGTTTATTTTATGATAATCCAGTAGCAGGTGAAATCTATCATCGTCTTGGTTTTGAACATACTGGTGATTTTGTCATGTATAAATAG
- a CDS encoding Bax inhibitor-1/YccA family protein, which translates to MNEIGQTSERVKTDKRTNKQIIMQKILNWFVFSLLLASIGAAIGSKLSPELYLPLVVIEIALLITAIVVRRSKTINKVIGYPVLLAFAFVTGLTLGPTLTYYFGAGQGVAVLMAFVTASVTFTVLALIGAKTKKDLSFLSSALFAALIILVLFSFLGVFLPIGSMLSTIISAAGTLIFSLYILYDFNQIMKRDTQLDDVPMLALTLYLDFLNLFTFLLRLFTGRD; encoded by the coding sequence ATGAATGAAATAGGTCAAACATCCGAGCGCGTAAAGACAGATAAAAGAACAAATAAACAAATTATTATGCAAAAAATTCTCAACTGGTTTGTATTCTCGCTATTACTTGCATCGATTGGTGCAGCAATTGGGAGCAAGCTAAGTCCAGAACTTTATTTACCTCTCGTTGTAATAGAAATAGCTCTTTTAATAACAGCTATTGTTGTACGTCGGAGTAAAACGATTAATAAAGTGATTGGCTATCCAGTTTTGTTAGCTTTTGCTTTTGTCACAGGTTTAACACTCGGACCCACTTTGACATATTATTTTGGTGCAGGACAAGGTGTTGCAGTACTGATGGCATTTGTTACAGCATCTGTTACTTTCACTGTACTTGCATTAATTGGTGCCAAAACTAAAAAAGATTTATCCTTTTTAAGTAGTGCGCTATTTGCAGCGTTAATCATCTTAGTATTATTTAGTTTTTTAGGTGTCTTTTTACCAATAGGATCAATGCTTTCGACGATTATTTCAGCTGCTGGGACATTAATTTTTTCTTTATATATTTTGTATGATTTTAACCAAATAATGAAGCGGGATACTCAGCTAGATGATGTACCAATGCTTGCACTTACGCTTTACCTTGATTTCCTTAACTTGTTCACGTTTTTACTACGACTTTTTACCGGTCGTGATTAA